A stretch of DNA from Desmospora activa DSM 45169:
TGTACAATCGATAAACGAGTTTAAAACAGGCATAGTGAACCAGTACAACCAACCCTGTTTCCCATCATCGGGCACAGGGTTGGTTGTTTGATGGAGAGACGTCCACTTTTCATGTATAGCGTTGATACTTCTATTCGCTTGGAGGAAAAAATCTGATAATATCATCCAATCATCACAATATTCTTGTATATGGTTTTGATTCTTCATATAATAGCTATGAAGTGTGTCAATTTTCAGTTATGTAAACGTTATCACGCGAGTCAGGATCATCCGATTACCAACGATTGCTTGTGAAAAGTACATAGTAAATACCGAAAGGCGGGAGTGCGGAAAATTGAAAACACGCCTGGGCAAAAAAGGGTTGGCATTGCTTCTTATCGCCTCTTTTTTACTTGTACTATTTCCATATCCGACGGCTGATGCAGCGATGACGAACAATTTTTATAACGTTTTGGTTCAAAATGGTGCTGATCCATCGGTATATAGGCATACGGACGGTTATTATTATTCAACTTATACCACCGGTGGAGATGTTCGATTATGGCGGCACCGCTCCTTACTCGGAATGGATGCGGGCGAAAGCGTTTCGATATGGAAAGGTTGCTGTGCCGTCTGGGCTCCGGAAATCGCGCATATTGACGGTGTGTGGTACATTTATTTTTCCAAAGGAACGGAGAATACGACCACTACGCAACGAATGTTTGTACTAAGCAACCCGAATAAAGACCCGTTTACTGGCTCATGGACACTGACACGCCTTTATGATCCCGCTAATGACTATTGGGCGATCGATCATACGGTGCTGGAAAACAATGGACAACTGTATCTCATCTATTCCGGATGGGCCAATGCAACCAATCAAGATCAAAACTTGTACATCGCACCGATGAGCAGCCCGACAAAAGTGAGCGGCAATCGGGTGAGAATTGCTTATCCGCAGTATTCTTGGGAGACGAACACAACTCCGCGAGTAAATGAGGGACCGGAGGTGATCGTGCGCAACGGCAAAATCAATATCGTCTATTCGGGAAGCGGGAGCTGGACGGACACGTATGCGCTTGGACTGATTACCGCTAGTACAGATAGCGATCTTTTGAATCCGGCTTCCTGGACGAAGAAAAGTACACCGATCTTTCAGAGCGGCAACGGCATCTACGGCCCCGGCCATCACAGTTTTACCAAGTCGCCGGACGGAATCGAGGACTGGATTGTCTACCATTCGGCTCGCTGGAGCGGAGCAGGGTGGACACGGGCCATACGCACCCAAAAGTTTACTTGGAATGCGGACAATACGCCAAATTTAGGGACACCAGCGGCACCAAACACCCCCATTGCGATTCCTTCAGGCGAGATGCCGCGTGATCGATATGAAGCCGAACACGCCCGCCTCGGCGGAGGTGCCCGCGTTATTTATCATACCAGTGCGTCCAACGGCGCCAAAGTCGGTTATATCGACAATCCCGGCGATTATCTGGAGTTTACAGTCAATGTCCCGGTGGCGGGTTATTATATTCTAGTTGCCAGAACCGATAACGGCACAAGTAACAGGGATTGGGCCATATTAAACATGTCCGTCAACGGGGGACCGAATCAAAACTTTTATGTCGCTTATTCGGGATGGGACAACTGGACGAACGCCACTGCGAAAGTATATTTAAATGCAGGCGATAACACGATCCGTTATACCCACAACACCAACTTTGCTGAAGTGGATTGTATCGATATTATGTATGAATCACCTGTCGAATCGGGCAAGTTGCTGGATGTTGCTGGCGGCGGCACAGCTGAAGGATCCAATGTGCAGATCTGGAAAGATACTTTTACCGGTGCCCAGCATTGGAAACCGATAAAAACAACGCCGTAGTATAAGGAACGGGTCCATGATAAACATCATGGACCCGTTGCATATGCGAATATGGGGGATACCATATTACCCTGCGCTCGGTTACTTTAACCAATAACGGTAGCTTTTACGGTATGGCGGTCAAAAAAGTCCAATACCTGCCGGTATACCTCCATTTCGTTTGCCTTTTTGGAGAAGCCGTGACCTTCGTCTTCCAGCACGAGGTATTCTACATCGGCCCCCTGTTTTCGCAGGGCTTCTACGATTTGATCCGACTCCGCCTTCACCACTCGCGGGTCGTTGGCTCCCTGAATCACTAACATCGGCCGCGTCATCCCCGCCAAATGGGTAATCGGAGAATCCTCCAACAATTTTTCTCTGTCTTTCTCCGGATCACCAACCCATTGCTTCAATGCTGGCTTCCAATGGTCGGGAACCGACTCGATGAAGCTAAACAGATTGGAAACGCCAAAGATATCGACGACGGCTTTAAAGTAATCTGCGTGGCGTCCATGTAGCAACAAGGCCATATAGCCGCCATAGCTGCCTCCCATCAATAAGATTTTATCCCGTTCCACCCAACCTTGGGCAATGGCGTATTCCAACGCTTGCACATTGTCCAGACGTGGGCCGTGGCCCCAATCTCCTTCTACCATTTTCATAAAGGATAAGCCATAGCCGGAAGATCCGCGGAAGTTGGGAGCCAAAATGCTGTAGCCGCGATTGAGCAAAAACTGAAATAGCGCGCGAAACATTTTACGTTCAGCGGCTTGGGGGCCTCCATGGGGCCAGAGGATGAGATGGCCGTTATCCGCTTCCGGGTTGGCGCGGAAGTACAATCCTTCTATTTCCAAGCCATCATACGAAGGATAGGTAAATACTTCTGGCTCAACCAACTCGCTTCGGGAAATACTAGGCACTTTAAAATGGGTGAGGGGAGTCCATTCTTGGCTATCGGTCTTCAGCCTAAACAGATTAAAGGGAAGCGTGGCACTGCGACCGAGCAGATAAACAGTACCGCTTTTGCCGATTACAATCTGTTCAATTACATCGACGGGTGTATCCACTTGCTCCATTCTACCTGTTTCCATCCTGTAGCGATAAAGGCGATCCTCTACACCGCGTGATCCGACTAAGTATAGGCAATGATGCTCTTTATCCAGCTTAAGGATGGTGAATCCTTCTTTCTCCAATGCGATTTGCTTTGTAAATTGGCGCGTTTTGAGATCAAAATGAGCCAGATAGGAAAATTCGTCATTATAATCGGTTACCAGATAAATGTCAGTATCAGAAGTGAAAAGGGCATCGGAGACGGTAAACTGTTTTTCCGTCGGTGGGGTGAGCGAGATCATTTCCCCGTTGTATCGGACAAACCCCGGAATATAGGTATTGGCGAAGTGGCGCACAAATAATAATCCCGCTTCATCAGGGCTGACATCGATTAGGGAGGTCGCACCCTCTTTTCCTTTTAACAGTAAGGTTTCTTTCGCTGTTTCAAGGTCGTAACAGAAGCTATTGAGATAGGTAGGGTTCCCCTTGGTGGAGGTGTAGTAGAGTCGCTTGCCGTCCTGGGACAAGCCCGCGAAAAAATGACGTTCTCCTTCTTGTACACGAAGCGGTTTTAACTCGCCTCCCTGCGGAGGGAGGGCATACAATTGCGTCAATTCATCCCCGTCGTTGTCAAAGCTGGCGACGATAAACCGTCCCTGTTTGTCGTAGTGGATGCCATGGTTGCTTTGGCCATGAAAGGTGAGAGGATAGGGAAAGGTGTGAGGTAAATCCATCCCCCATAAGTCAAAGGAGCCATTGAGATTGGTGCTAAAGATCAGCTGTTTTTCATCGGGACTAACGGCAAATTGTTGGATAACCATCGTGCGAAAAAAATGCTCGACATCCGGTTTGGAAAACTTCAGCATAAATGTCTCCTCCAAATGATTCATTCTACTCTTCTATCATTTAAGGAGAGGGGACGGATATTCCTGCCTATAGGATGAGGTATTGTCTCTCTATCATTTGGGTGTGTTCTTTCCACTGTGGTCTATCACCGAAGCTGTCGTATTTTCATAGTTTATTAACAGAGGTGATAGATTCATGGCAAAAGTGGTGATTGACCCTGGTCATGGGGGAAGCGATCCCGGTGCGACAAATGGCGGTTACCGGGAGAAAGATTTTAATCTGGATATCGCGTTAAAGGTTCGCGATGCCCTTACCAGCCAATATGTCGTCGATGTATTGATGACCCGTACAACGGACCGGACGGTCTCCCTGGCGGAACGAACCAACTTCGCTAACAACAACCGGGCCGATTATTTTTGTTCCATTCATATTAACGCAGGTGGAGGAACCGGTTGGGAAAGCTACATCTATAACGGGTCTGTTTCCAATTTTACTATCCAGGCGCAGAATACGATTCATGCTAAAGTGATACAAGGGATCGGTTCCCGTTACAGTGTAAGAGATAGGGGGAAAAAACGGGCTAACTTTCATGTGCTGCGGGAGACCCAGATGCCCGCGATTCTACTGGAGAATCTGTTTATCGATACAACGGCCGACCTCAATTTGCTGCGCAACGCCAATTTTATTCGCGATCTGTCACAAGCGACAGCGGATGGCATCGCACAAGCATTGTCCTTACCCCGCCGTACGACCACGATGTACCGCGTGATTGCCGGGTCATTTCAAAACCGGACCAATGCGGAAGAACGAAAACAATTTTTGGAAAGAAACGGTATCGCTTCTATGATCCTTACCGTTACAATCGATGGTCGCACATGGTATCGCGTGCAAGCAGGTGCGTTTAGTCAGCGTTCCAATGCGGAAGCGCGTTTGGCGGAGTTACGGGCACTTGGAATTGAGGATGCGTATATCTTGGTTAGTTAAAGATTCTGCTAAAGCTGCCATCTTAAAACAGCATTTTTAACGAGGGATGACAATAAGGATGTTGCTCCTAGTAGTTCTTAATGGGGTACTGAGAGCAACGTTTTGTTTGGATTTTATTTAGGATATAAGAGTACTTTGCCGAAGAACTCCTTTTGCTGCAGGATATCTGCAAATGCTTGCACTCCTTCGCTTAAGGGAAGGCGGTGTGTAATCATCGATGTTACATCCAACCGTCCTGAGCTCATCATTTGGAGGGCGGTTGTCCATTCTTTCCCGGGAAAGGGAGCAGAGACGGCGTTCCAGGAACCATACAGGGTCAATTCGTTTCGGACAATTTTCTCAAA
This window harbors:
- a CDS encoding S9 family peptidase, which codes for MLKFSKPDVEHFFRTMVIQQFAVSPDEKQLIFSTNLNGSFDLWGMDLPHTFPYPLTFHGQSNHGIHYDKQGRFIVASFDNDGDELTQLYALPPQGGELKPLRVQEGERHFFAGLSQDGKRLYYTSTKGNPTYLNSFCYDLETAKETLLLKGKEGATSLIDVSPDEAGLLFVRHFANTYIPGFVRYNGEMISLTPPTEKQFTVSDALFTSDTDIYLVTDYNDEFSYLAHFDLKTRQFTKQIALEKEGFTILKLDKEHHCLYLVGSRGVEDRLYRYRMETGRMEQVDTPVDVIEQIVIGKSGTVYLLGRSATLPFNLFRLKTDSQEWTPLTHFKVPSISRSELVEPEVFTYPSYDGLEIEGLYFRANPEADNGHLILWPHGGPQAAERKMFRALFQFLLNRGYSILAPNFRGSSGYGLSFMKMVEGDWGHGPRLDNVQALEYAIAQGWVERDKILLMGGSYGGYMALLLHGRHADYFKAVVDIFGVSNLFSFIESVPDHWKPALKQWVGDPEKDREKLLEDSPITHLAGMTRPMLVIQGANDPRVVKAESDQIVEALRKQGADVEYLVLEDEGHGFSKKANEMEVYRQVLDFFDRHTVKATVIG
- a CDS encoding N-acetylmuramoyl-L-alanine amidase; translated protein: MAKVVIDPGHGGSDPGATNGGYREKDFNLDIALKVRDALTSQYVVDVLMTRTTDRTVSLAERTNFANNNRADYFCSIHINAGGGTGWESYIYNGSVSNFTIQAQNTIHAKVIQGIGSRYSVRDRGKKRANFHVLRETQMPAILLENLFIDTTADLNLLRNANFIRDLSQATADGIAQALSLPRRTTTMYRVIAGSFQNRTNAEERKQFLERNGIASMILTVTIDGRTWYRVQAGAFSQRSNAEARLAELRALGIEDAYILVS
- a CDS encoding family 43 glycosylhydrolase is translated as MKTRLGKKGLALLLIASFLLVLFPYPTADAAMTNNFYNVLVQNGADPSVYRHTDGYYYSTYTTGGDVRLWRHRSLLGMDAGESVSIWKGCCAVWAPEIAHIDGVWYIYFSKGTENTTTTQRMFVLSNPNKDPFTGSWTLTRLYDPANDYWAIDHTVLENNGQLYLIYSGWANATNQDQNLYIAPMSSPTKVSGNRVRIAYPQYSWETNTTPRVNEGPEVIVRNGKINIVYSGSGSWTDTYALGLITASTDSDLLNPASWTKKSTPIFQSGNGIYGPGHHSFTKSPDGIEDWIVYHSARWSGAGWTRAIRTQKFTWNADNTPNLGTPAAPNTPIAIPSGEMPRDRYEAEHARLGGGARVIYHTSASNGAKVGYIDNPGDYLEFTVNVPVAGYYILVARTDNGTSNRDWAILNMSVNGGPNQNFYVAYSGWDNWTNATAKVYLNAGDNTIRYTHNTNFAEVDCIDIMYESPVESGKLLDVAGGGTAEGSNVQIWKDTFTGAQHWKPIKTTP